In Mobula hypostoma chromosome 11, sMobHyp1.1, whole genome shotgun sequence, the following are encoded in one genomic region:
- the ptpmt1 gene encoding phosphatidylglycerophosphatase and protein-tyrosine phosphatase 1 isoform X1 gives MAGLFARIVFYPSLGYNIFMSKVFGRHWYDRIDQTVIIGALPFRSLTEELVTKENVRGVITMNEDYETKFFVNTAEEWESLGVEQLRLSTVDILGVPKLEDLKKGVDFVTKYRKKGSCVYVHCKAGRSRSATMVAAYLIHLHHWSPKKACDYIASIRSHIVVRSGQFKILKNYYCELFSEEPDVLCETKSAAAFKS, from the exons ATGGCGGGCTTGTTTGCACGGATCGTTTTCTATCCGAGTTTAGGCTACAACATCTTCATGTCGAAGGTGTTCGGTCGCCACTGGTATGACCGGATTGACCAGACCGTCATTATTGGGGCTCTCCCTTTCCGCTCGCTCACCGAGGAG CTAGTAACAAAAGAGAATGTGCGAGGAGTGATAACCATGAATGAAGATTATGAAACCAAGTTCTTTGTAAACACAGCTGAG GAATGGGAGTCACTTGGAGTCGAACAGTTAAGACTCAGCACAGTTGATATACTTGGTGTACCAAAATTGGAAGATCTGAAGAAGGGTGTTGATTTCGTTACTAAATATCGTAAAAAAGGAAGCTGTGTCTATGTGCATTGCAAGGCTGGACGCTCCCGGAGTGCCACTATGGTAGCTGCATATCTAATTCAT CTACATCACTGGAGTCCAAAGAAGGCATGTGACTATATTGCATCCATCAGATCTCACATTGTTGTTCGCAGTGGACAGTTTAAGATTCTGAAGAACTATTATTGTGAACTTTTCTCGGAGGAGCCAGATGTCTTGTGTGAAACAAAAAGTGCTGCAGCTTTCAAGTCATAA
- the ptpmt1 gene encoding phosphatidylglycerophosphatase and protein-tyrosine phosphatase 1 isoform X2 — MELGRGGNPVTEKRKSADAGNPSNAHKMLEELSRPGSIYGKEEGEGRLVTKENVRGVITMNEDYETKFFVNTAEEWESLGVEQLRLSTVDILGVPKLEDLKKGVDFVTKYRKKGSCVYVHCKAGRSRSATMVAAYLIHLHHWSPKKACDYIASIRSHIVVRSGQFKILKNYYCELFSEEPDVLCETKSAAAFKS; from the exons ATGGAATTGGGAAGGGGAGGTAATCCggtcacagagaagagaaaatctgcagatgctggaaatccaagcaacgcacacaaaatgctcgaggaactcagcaggccagggagcatctatggaaaagaagaaGGAGAGGGGCGG CTAGTAACAAAAGAGAATGTGCGAGGAGTGATAACCATGAATGAAGATTATGAAACCAAGTTCTTTGTAAACACAGCTGAG GAATGGGAGTCACTTGGAGTCGAACAGTTAAGACTCAGCACAGTTGATATACTTGGTGTACCAAAATTGGAAGATCTGAAGAAGGGTGTTGATTTCGTTACTAAATATCGTAAAAAAGGAAGCTGTGTCTATGTGCATTGCAAGGCTGGACGCTCCCGGAGTGCCACTATGGTAGCTGCATATCTAATTCAT CTACATCACTGGAGTCCAAAGAAGGCATGTGACTATATTGCATCCATCAGATCTCACATTGTTGTTCGCAGTGGACAGTTTAAGATTCTGAAGAACTATTATTGTGAACTTTTCTCGGAGGAGCCAGATGTCTTGTGTGAAACAAAAAGTGCTGCAGCTTTCAAGTCATAA
- the ptpmt1 gene encoding phosphatidylglycerophosphatase and protein-tyrosine phosphatase 1 isoform X3, translating to MAGLFARIVFYPSLGYNIFMSKVFGRHWYDRIDQTVIIGALPFRSLTEELVTKENVRGVITMNEDYETKFFVNTAEEWESLGVEQLRLSTVDILGVPKLEDLKKGVDFVTKYRKKGSCVYVHCKAGRSRSATMLHHWSPKKACDYIASIRSHIVVRSGQFKILKNYYCELFSEEPDVLCETKSAAAFKS from the exons ATGGCGGGCTTGTTTGCACGGATCGTTTTCTATCCGAGTTTAGGCTACAACATCTTCATGTCGAAGGTGTTCGGTCGCCACTGGTATGACCGGATTGACCAGACCGTCATTATTGGGGCTCTCCCTTTCCGCTCGCTCACCGAGGAG CTAGTAACAAAAGAGAATGTGCGAGGAGTGATAACCATGAATGAAGATTATGAAACCAAGTTCTTTGTAAACACAGCTGAG GAATGGGAGTCACTTGGAGTCGAACAGTTAAGACTCAGCACAGTTGATATACTTGGTGTACCAAAATTGGAAGATCTGAAGAAGGGTGTTGATTTCGTTACTAAATATCGTAAAAAAGGAAGCTGTGTCTATGTGCATTGCAAGGCTGGACGCTCCCGGAGTGCCACTATG CTACATCACTGGAGTCCAAAGAAGGCATGTGACTATATTGCATCCATCAGATCTCACATTGTTGTTCGCAGTGGACAGTTTAAGATTCTGAAGAACTATTATTGTGAACTTTTCTCGGAGGAGCCAGATGTCTTGTGTGAAACAAAAAGTGCTGCAGCTTTCAAGTCATAA